A genomic stretch from Engraulis encrasicolus isolate BLACKSEA-1 chromosome 12, IST_EnEncr_1.0, whole genome shotgun sequence includes:
- the LOC134459605 gene encoding macrophage mannose receptor 1-like, with translation MWCCLCLLSGVCGLSSSVPRQFHVVKEEKTWTDAQHYCREKYTDLATVDDMAEMEKSIRIMQDEGVTGAWIGLTYGSSPKWQWSLADRDFYGENETEFRNWDTGQPDERPVQAGGISGDCVVIRLRGSWYDSYCETTYPFICYDGKNSTHPYVLIEDKESWPDAQRYCREHFTDLASVRNQAENVQIQALLPSGVDNAWIGLFRDAWQWSDGSSSSFRHWIPGEPSNTHGNEFCVEMWSTGLWNDIPCDLRRHFICYEDNLVLVRENKTWMEALQYCRQHHVDLVSVSSEKIQRWVEGWAIGASSPHVWLGLRYDCNFGVWLLVSGVTASYDNWASGADRDGGCYGTTRAGAVARDGGQWVSLDGNEKLNFICTNEAPSVWRTQIVRVNLQMASHVDMEDPEMQEAFLQQIKQRLKDKGLPANTQVSWRKQADGKVFHKEKKEVKKKQKRNELCRFNLMVKDPHKECTVCLVFSHTEQGVSGPTCVPLSIHRDGDFPVADASVPRSVQFHVVTEEKTWTEAQQYCREKYTDLATIDDMAEMDILKGIIQKEGVTEAWIGMNYSSSPKWQWSLADRDFYGENEAEFRNWASGQPLAAGGYCRNSVHPYVLIKVPTTWADAQRYCREHYTDLASVRNQTENDQMGALIAGYYVYIGLFRDAWQWSDGSNSSFRNWASGVPDGHNLCGEVLSTGLWRGGSCSERKHFICYGASKEKVKQIVRVQLPVASGVNIEDPDVQEAFLQQMKQRLGLPPDAKVSWMKQADGKVFHKEKKEVKKKLKRNEL, from the exons ATGTGGTGTTGTCTGTGTCTactctcaggtgtgtgtggtctctcctcctctgtgccacgtcagttccatgtggtgaaggaggagaagaccTGGACAGATGCTCAGCACTACTGCAGAGAGAAGTACACTGATCTGGCCACCGTAGACGATATGGCAGAGATGGAGAAGTCAATTAGAATAATGCAAGACGAAGGTGTTACAGGGGCTTGGATAGGGTTGACCTACGGTAGCAGTCCCAAGTGGCAGTGGTCTCTGGCTGACAGGGATTTCTATGGGGAGAATGAGACTGAGTTCAGGAACTGGGATACAGGACAGCCAGATGAAAGACCTG TACAGGCTGGGGGGATTAGTGGAGATTGTGTCGTCATTAGATTAAGGGGGAGTTGGTATGACTCTTACTGTGAGACCACATATCCTTTCATCTGCTATGATG GGAAAAACTCCACACACCCCTATGTGCTGATTGAAGATAAGGAGAGCTGGCCAGATGCTCAGAGATACTGCAGAGAGCACTTCACAGACCTGGCCAGTGTGAGGAACCAGGCAGAGAACGTCCAGATACAAGCTCTTTTACCATCAGGAGTGGATAATGCCTGGATCGGCCTGTTCAGAGATGCCTGGcagtggtcagatggcagcagcTCCTCCTTTCGCCACTGGATTCCTGGGGAACCCAGTAATACTCATGGGAACGAGTTCTGTGTTGAAATGTGGTCCACTGGTCTGTGGAACGATATACCGTGTGATTTGAGAAGACACTTCATTTGCTATGAAG ACaacctggttctggttcgtgagaACAAGACCTGGATGGAGGCTCTGCAGTACTGCAGACAGCACCATGTGGACCTGGTGTCTGTGTCCTCTGAGAAGATCCAGcgctgggtggaggggtgggccaTAGGAGCCTCATCTCCCCACGTGTGGCTGGGCCTGCGCTACGACTGCAACTTTGGCGTATGGTTGTTGGTCAGTGGAGTCACGGCCTCCTACGACAACTGGGCCTCAGGTGCAGATAGAGACGGGGGCTGTTACGGTACAACAAGGGCGGGAGCTGTGGCAAGAGATGGGGGCCAGTGGGTCAGTCTGGACGGAAACGAAAAACTCAATTTCATCTGCACCAATGAGG CCCCCTCAGTGTGGAGGACACAGATAGTGAGAGTGAATCTGCAAATGGCGTCTCATGTGGACATGGAAGATCCTGAGATGCAGGAGGCCTTCCTACAGCag ATTAAACAGCGACTGAAGGACAAGGGGTTGCCAGCGAATACCCAAGTGAGCTGGAGGAAGCAGGCGGATGGAAAGGTGTTCcacaaggagaagaaggaggtcaagaagaagcagaagagaaaTGAGCT CTGCAGGTTTAACCTTATGGTAAAAGATCCCCACAAGGAATGCACCGTGTGCCTGGTTTTCTCTCACACTGAGCAGGGAGTCTCTGGCCCCACCT GTGTTCCCCTCAGCATCCACAGAGATGGGGACTTTCCTGTGGCTGATGCTTCTGTTCCCAGGtcagtacag ttccatgtggtgacagaggagaagacctggacagaagctcagcagtactgcagagagaagtacactgacctggccaccatagaTGACATGGCAGAGATGGATATTTTAAAGGGAATAATCCAGAAAGAAGGAGTTACAGAGGCTTGGATCGGGATGAACTACAGTAGCAGTCCTAAGTGGCAGTGGTCTCTGGCTGACAGGGATTTCTATGGGGAGAATGAGGCTGAGTTCAGGAACTGGGCTTCAGGACAGCCTCTTGCAGCTGGTGGATATT GCAGGAACTCTGTGCACCCCTATGTGCTGATTAAAGTTCCGACGACCTGGGCAGATGCTCAGAGATACTGCAGAGAGCACTACACAGACCTGGCCAGTGTGAGGAACCAGACGGAGAACGATCAGATGGGAGCTCTTATTGCAGGTTATTATGTCTACATTGGCTTGTTCAGAGACGCTTGGcagtggtcagatggcagcaaCTCCTCCTTTCGCAACTGGGCCTCTGGAGTCCCTGATGGACACAACTTGTGTGGTGAAGTGTTGTCCACCGGCCTGTGGAGGGGTGGAAGCTGCAGTGAGCGCAAACACTTCATCTGCTACGGAG CCTCTAAGGAGAAGGTGAAACAGATTGTGAGAGTGCAGCTGCCAGTGGCCTCTGGTGTAAACATAGAAGATCCTGATGTGCAGGAGGCCTTCCTACAGCAG ATGAAGCAGAGGCTGGGGTTGCCACCCGATGCCAAAGTGAGCTGGATGAAGCAAGCGGATGGAAAGGTGTTCcacaaggagaagaaggaggtcaAGAAGAAGCTAAAGAGAAATGAGCTGTAA